The region AATATGTACCAGACAATGTGGTGACTAACGATGATTTATCCAAACTAATGGATACAAATGACGCATGGATTACTGAGCGTACTGGAATAAAGGAAAGACGCTGGGTCAAAGAAGGAAGCGGTGACACTACAGCAACTATGGGAGTAAAAGCTGCCAAACAAGCTATAGAACGTGCTGGTATAGATAAAGACGATATCGATTTTATCATTTTTGCCACTTTAAGTCCAGATATGTATTTTCCTGGTCCAGGTGTGCAAGTACAACATGCTTTAGACATTAAAACAGTTGGTGCTTTGGATGTACGTAACCAATGTTCTGGGTTTGTTTATGCTGTATCTGTTGCAGATAATTTTATTAAAACTGGTATGTATAAAAATGTATTGGTTATTGGTAGCGAGCTGCATTCTCATGGATTAGATAAAACTACAAGAGGACGTGGCGTGTCAGTAATTTTTGGTGATGGAGCAGGAGCTGCAGTACTTACACGTGAAGAGGACACTACTAAAGGGATTTTATCTACACACTTACATAGCCAAGGTGAACATGCAGAAGAGTTAGTGGTTAAAGCACCAGGAATGGGAACCCGTTGGGTTACAGATATTATTACAGAAAACGATCCAAATGATGAGAGCTACTTCCCATACATGAATGGACAATTTGTATTTAAAAATGCTGTAGTCCGTTTTAGTGAAGTTATAATGGAAGGTTTGGCTAAAAATAATTTAGGAAAAGATCAAATTGACATGTTAATTCCGCATCAAGCTAACTTACGTATCGCCCAATTTATACAGAAGAAATTTGGACTGAGTGACGACCAAGTCTTTAACAATATCATGAAATACGGAAATACAACAGCAGCTTCTATACCTATTGCTTTAACCGAAGCTTGGGAAGAAGGAAAAATTAAAGATGGAGATAATGTAGTGCTAGCTGCTTTTGGTAGTGGATTTACTTGGGGAAGTGTGATAATGAAGTGGTAATTTATTTCTGCGAAAGCAGCAATCTCATGAATATGAGTTAGGTTTTACATTGAATCTTATTAACATCAATAAATTGATAAGTCTTTCTTTCTCGCAACTACAAAAAAAACAAAAGCCCGAAACATTTGTTTTGGGCTTTTAATAAACTAACCATTTAAACTAAACTTTATAAATACGTTGGTTTTTTGTGAAGACTAATTCAAATAAAATATAAAACGATTTATTGTTTGTTTAATAGTAAGACGCCTAAAAACAGATTTTATTACACTGATTTTCAATATTTAACGTCTTTTTAACATACTTAAAGTAATAAACACAAAGTTGTGTTAAAACAAAAACCCAAAGTCGATCAGGCTTCGGGTTTTCTTATTTAGCAACCAAACATTTACACTAACCATCAACTGTATGGATGGTCACTAAATACCTTCTAGAAGTTATTGTTAATATTATAAAAATCCACCACCTTGTGCTTCATTCTTATCACGTTGCTTTCTTGATTTAGCTCTGTAATTTCCTCCACCAAATCTATAAGATAATCCTGCAAAAATAGTTCGGCTTTCCCAATTAAAAGCACCTGTCTGTCTAAATGGATTGTCACCTTCAAATGCAAATTGCATGGTGTCAAACACATCGTTAAAATTTAAACTAAAACTACCTTTGCCATCAGCAAAACTCTGTCTTGCTCCTAAATTAACAAAGTACATTGGCTTCATAGTAAACTGGATGCCTTTGTTTTGTCCTCTATAAAATCCAAAAGCAGATAAAGATAACGTCTTAGTAACTTTAAAATTATTAAACATTCTCAAGTTCCAAGCTACGTTATCTACTGCCAGTTTTTGAGTAATGATGTCATCTGCTGTAGCAGTTTCAATAGGTGCATTTAATACTTCGGTAATTCCATTTTGTGTTTGGCTGTACAAATCAAAACTTCCGTTAAAACTCCACCATTTTGTTGGTCTGTAGTTGCTAGATAATTCTATTCCGTAAGAGGAGTTGTTATTAAAATTGTCAAAAGTTAAAATGATTCGGTTTAAATTATTTCTATCTATAAACACTGCTCTATTAATTTCATCTTCAATAATTCTGTAAAATACACCAGCAGTAATACTTCCTTTTTCAAGTTGACGTGTATAATTAGTTTCAAACGAATTGGTAAATTGTGGTTGCAAGTTTTGATTACCAAAAGATGAAATTAAAGGTGTACTCCACTCTCTAATAGGGTTAACTTGTCCAACTCCAGGTCTATCTACACGACGACTATAACTAAACTGATAGCTGTTTTTTTCTGTAGGTGAATAAGTGAAAAATGCTGAAGGATACAGTTGAAAGTAATCGTTGGTAAAC is a window of Olleya sp. YS DNA encoding:
- a CDS encoding ketoacyl-ACP synthase III, producing MYNSKIIGLGKYVPDNVVTNDDLSKLMDTNDAWITERTGIKERRWVKEGSGDTTATMGVKAAKQAIERAGIDKDDIDFIIFATLSPDMYFPGPGVQVQHALDIKTVGALDVRNQCSGFVYAVSVADNFIKTGMYKNVLVIGSELHSHGLDKTTRGRGVSVIFGDGAGAAVLTREEDTTKGILSTHLHSQGEHAEELVVKAPGMGTRWVTDIITENDPNDESYFPYMNGQFVFKNAVVRFSEVIMEGLAKNNLGKDQIDMLIPHQANLRIAQFIQKKFGLSDDQVFNNIMKYGNTTAASIPIALTEAWEEGKIKDGDNVVLAAFGSGFTWGSVIMKW